The proteins below come from a single Sorghum bicolor cultivar BTx623 chromosome 4, Sorghum_bicolor_NCBIv3, whole genome shotgun sequence genomic window:
- the LOC8066436 gene encoding putative NAC domain-containing protein 94, protein MDEIRSDDIEKQDEVMLPGFRFHPTDEELVRFYLKRKIQQKSLPIELIRQLDIYKYDPWDLPKLASTGEKEWYFYCPRDRKYRNSTRPNRVTGAGFWKATGTDRPIYSSDGSKCIGLKKSLVFYKGRAAKGVKTDWMMHEFRLPSLTDPSLPQKKPLEKTIPPNDSWAICRIFKKTNSTAQRALSHSWVSPPLSRTNENYIRPSSQATQRSHHSSENTSSTMTDIISSIQFTGSSYMPSIVSSCRNPASIIDSSSRPAASLVLPSSGAEHHTMSVLSAIPLDLPAGMDIASMVLNASPTTLQNLDRIPTNIEFGQLHHPSNSSSSMANRCTVDLPDIGNSVTAAPRSINFPFNLQGALPDDWRMTLPWDSLPCTTEVSTNYQSTKCYT, encoded by the exons ATGGATGAGATCAGAAGTGATGACATAGAGAAGCAAGATGAAGTTATGTTACCTGGATTCAGGTTTCATCCAACAGATGAAGAGCTTGTCAGGTTTTACCTTAAAAGAAAAATCCAGCAGAAGTCTCTCCCCATTGAGCTCATCAGGCAGCTAGACATCTACAAATATGATCCATGGGATCTCCCAA AACTAGCGAGTACTGGAGAGAAGGAATGGTATTTCTACTGTCCAAGGGATAGGAAGTACCGGAACAGCACAAGACCAAACAGGGTAACTGGAGCAGGCTTCTGGAAGGCCACTGGAACTGACAGGCCAATCTACTCTTCTGATGGGAGCAAGTGCATAGGCTTGAAGAAATCTCTCGTCTTCTACAAAGGTAGAGCAGCCAAAGGTGTCAAAACCGACTGGATGATGCATGAATTCAGGTTGCCATCACTCACTGACCCATCACTGCCGCAGAAGAAGCCACTGGAGAAGACCATTCCACCAAAT GATTCCTGGGCGATCTGCAGGATTTTCAAGAAAACCAATTCAACAGCACAGAGAGCTCTCTCACACTCCTGGGTATCTCCTCCGTTATCCAGAACAAATGAAAACTACATTCGGCCTTCCTCACAGGCTACACAGAGAAGTCATCACAGCTCAGAGAACACATCCTCTACGATGACAGACATCATCTCCTCCATCCAGTTCACTGGCAGCAGTTACATGCCTTCAATAGTTTCCTCTTGCCGCAACCCTGCAAGCATCAttgacagcagcagcaggccggCTGCGTCACTTGTGCTCCCCTCATCTGGTGCAGAACATCACACCATGAGTGTCCTCTCAGCAATCCCGCTTGATCTTCCAGCTGGGATGGACATTGCATCAATGGTCCTCAATGCATCACCAACTACACTCCAGAACCTAGATAGGATCCCCACAAACATTGAGTTTGGTCAACTACACCAccccagcaacagcagcagcagcatggccAACAGATGCACGGTTGATTTGCCTGACATTGGCAACAGTGTCACCGCCGCTCCACGATCAATCAACTTCCCATTCAACCTGCAAGGAGCACTGCCAGATGACTGGAGGATGACCTTGCCTTGGGACTCTCTCCCTTGCACAACCGAGGTCTCAACAAATTACCAGTCGACTAAGTGCTATACTTAG
- the LOC8066435 gene encoding probable galacturonosyltransferase 9, with protein MAGARASARRRAALAAVITLILLASVSFLLSATATSSASATANSPALRLAVVQRHAEDHAAVLAAYTAHARHLSAASASQTDAFLSISSRLSALAARLSLSTVGALEKEIKAQVKRARSLAGGAKEAFDTQSKIQKLSDTVFAVGQQLLRARRAGVLNSRIAAWSTPKSLHCLAMRLLEARLANASAVPDEPAVPPPQLADPSLYHYAIFSDNVLAVSVVVASAARAAAEPSRHVFHVVTAPMYLPAFRVWFARRPPPLGAHVQLLSVADFPFLNASYSPVLRQIEDGNRDVALLDYLRFYLPEMFPALRRVVLLEDDVVVQRDLAGLWRVDMGANVNAALHTCFGGFRRYGKYLNFSEPVVQESFSHRACAWSYGVNVFDLQGWRREQCTQQFHRFMEMNENGTLWDPTSVLPVGLMTFYGKTKPLDKSWHVMGLGYNPHIRPEDIGGAAVIHFNGNMKPWLDVAFNQYKHLWTKYVDTEMEFLTLCNFGL; from the exons ATGGCCGGCGCCCGGGCCTCGGCACGTCGTCGCGCGGCGCTCGCGGCCGTCATCACCCTGATCCTCCTCGCCTCCGTGTCTTTCCTCCTGTCCGCCACTGCCACGAGCTCTGCTTCTGCCACCGCGAACTCCCCGGCCTTGCGCCTGGCCGTCGTCCAGCGCCACGCCGAGGACCACGCCGCCGTCCTGGCAGCCTACACGGCGCACGCGCGCCACCTCAGCGCGGCGTCGGCCTCCCAGACGGACGCCTTCCTCTCCATCTCCTCGCGCCTCTCCGCGCTCGCCGCCCGCCTCTCGCTCTCCACCGTGGGGGCGCTGGAGAAGGAGATCAAGGCCCAGGTGAAGCGCGCGCGCTccctcgccggcggcgccaaGGAGGCGTTCGACACGCAGTCCAAGATCCAGAAGCTCTCCGACACCGTCTTCGCCGTGGGgcagcagctcctccgcgcCCGCCGCGCGGGCGTGCTCAACTCCCGCATCGCCGCGTGGTCCACGCCCAAGTCGCTCCACTGCCTCGCCATGCGCCtcctcgaggcccgcctcgccAACGCCTCCGCGGTCCCCGACGAGCCCGCCGTCCCGCCGCCGCAGCTCGCCGACCCGTCGCTCTACCACTACGCCATCTTCTCCGACAACGTGCTCGCCGTCTCCGTCGTGGTGGCCTCCGCGGCGCGCGCGGCCGCCGAGCCCTCGCGCCACGTCTTCCACGTGGTCACGGCGCCCATGTACCTCCCGGCCTTCCGCGTCTGGTTCgcgcgccgcccgccgccgctggGCGCGCACGTGCAGCTCCTGTCCGTCGCCGACTTCCCGTTCCTGAACGCGTCCTACTCGCCGGTCCTCAGGCAGATCGAGGACGGGAACAGGGACGTGGCGCTGCTGGACTACCTCCGGTTCTACCTCCCGGAGATGTTCCCGGCGCTGCGGAGGGTGGTGCTCCTGGAGGACGACGTGGTGGTGCAGAGGGACCTGGCGGGGCTGTGGCGCGTCGACATGGGCGCCAACGTGAACGCCGCGCTGCACACCTGCTTCGGAGGCTTCCGGCGGTACGGCAAGTACCTCAACTTCTCGGAGCCCGTCGTGCAGGAGAGCTTCAGCCACCGCGCCTGCGCCTGGTCCTACGGCGTCAACGTGTTCGACCTCCAGGGGTGGCGCCGGGAGCAATGCACCCAGCAGTTCCACCGATTCATGGAAATG AACGAGAACGGCACGCTCTGGGATCCGACGTCCGTGCTTCCAGTCGGGCTCATGACATTCTACGGCAAAACGAAGCCGCTGGACAAGTCGTGGCACGTGATGGGGCTCGGCTACAACCCACACATCAGACCCGAGGACATCGGTGGAGCAGCGGTGATACACTTCAACGGGAACATGAAGCCATGGCTGGACGTCGCCTTCAACCAGTACAAACATCTCTGGACCAAGTACGTCGACACTGAGATGGAATTTCTAACGCTCTGCAACTTTGGCCTCTGA